A DNA window from Hallerella porci contains the following coding sequences:
- a CDS encoding nucleotide sugar dehydrogenase produces MDTNFKTKILCIGAGYVGGPTMTVIADKCPDVKVTVVDINQKRIDAWNSEDLPIFEPGLDDVVKRARGRNLFFSTDIPNAVREADIIFVSVNTPTKTFGRGAGKASDLQYWEKTAREILEVASNDKIIVEKSTLPVRTAAAMERILNSNDKGLHFEVLSNPEFLAEGTAIQDLFEPDRVLIGSHQTKSGLAALQKVVDVYAHWVPRERILTTNLWSSELTKLTANAFLAQRISSINSISALCEKTGADVDEVAYVMGKDHRIGSKFLKASIGFGGSCFKKDILNLVYLCSYYGLPEVAAYWESVVKINEWQTHRVLESMLEKMFNTIAGKKIAVFGFAFKANTGDTRESPANLVVRDLLAEHAHPVVTDPKAIHDAKRDLADVLDQVTFEEDPYKAAKDAHAVVICTEWKCFTELDWKRIYKSMAKPAFIFDGRNILNANALREIGFEVSCIGKGVAE; encoded by the coding sequence ATGGATACTAACTTCAAGACCAAGATTCTTTGTATTGGTGCAGGCTATGTCGGCGGCCCCACCATGACAGTCATTGCAGATAAATGTCCCGATGTCAAAGTAACCGTTGTGGACATCAACCAAAAACGCATTGACGCTTGGAATAGCGAAGACCTTCCGATTTTTGAACCCGGCTTAGACGATGTCGTCAAACGTGCCCGCGGTCGCAACTTATTCTTTAGCACCGACATTCCAAACGCAGTCCGCGAAGCCGACATTATCTTTGTCAGCGTCAACACGCCGACGAAAACATTCGGACGCGGAGCCGGAAAAGCTTCGGATTTACAATATTGGGAAAAGACCGCCCGCGAAATTTTGGAAGTCGCCTCGAACGATAAAATCATCGTTGAAAAATCGACTCTTCCGGTTCGCACCGCTGCTGCAATGGAACGCATCTTGAACAGCAACGATAAAGGTTTGCATTTTGAAGTTCTCTCGAATCCAGAATTCCTCGCCGAAGGAACTGCCATTCAAGATTTATTCGAACCCGACCGCGTTTTGATCGGTAGCCACCAAACGAAGTCCGGCCTCGCCGCTTTACAAAAAGTGGTCGATGTTTACGCACACTGGGTTCCGCGTGAACGCATTCTCACGACAAATCTTTGGAGCTCCGAACTCACGAAGCTCACCGCAAACGCTTTCCTCGCGCAGCGCATTAGTTCGATTAACTCGATTAGCGCTCTCTGCGAAAAGACCGGTGCCGACGTGGACGAAGTCGCTTATGTGATGGGAAAAGATCACCGCATCGGAAGCAAATTCTTAAAAGCTTCCATCGGCTTCGGCGGTTCTTGCTTTAAGAAAGATATTTTGAATCTCGTTTACCTCTGCAGTTATTACGGTCTCCCCGAAGTCGCTGCTTATTGGGAAAGCGTTGTCAAAATCAACGAATGGCAAACGCACCGCGTCCTCGAAAGCATGCTCGAAAAAATGTTCAACACCATCGCCGGCAAAAAAATCGCTGTCTTTGGTTTTGCATTTAAAGCGAACACGGGCGATACCCGCGAAAGCCCTGCGAATTTAGTTGTCCGCGATCTCCTCGCCGAACACGCGCATCCCGTCGTCACCGACCCGAAAGCGATTCACGATGCAAAGCGCGACCTCGCCGATGTTTTGGATCAAGTCACCTTCGAAGAAGACCCTTACAAAGCTGCCAAAGACGCTCACGCTGTCGTCATCTGCACCGAATGGAAATGCTTCACCGAACTCGATTGGAAGCGCATTTACAAGAGTATGGCAAAGCCCGCTTTCATCTTTGACGGTCGCAATATTTTAAACGCCAACGCTTTACGAGAAATCGGCTTTGAAGTTTCTTGCATTGGTAAAGGTGTAGCGGAGTAA
- a CDS encoding WecB/TagA/CpsF family glycosyltransferase codes for MNLKLTKVQFLNVKIDNLTAEEALIAADNLVQQRKNAFIVTPNVDHLVLLEQNEKLRNAYSNADLTLADGMPIIWFSKFFSHPIKEKISGSDFLPKLCELASKKGYKMFFLGANEGVAEKAAQNLVKTFPNLQIAGHYSPPIGFENSPTEIVKIDQLLATTKPDILAVALGCPKQEILINENKDRWDIPLCLGIGASLDFAAGTMKRAPKWMSNHGLEWFYRMCQEPRRMFKRYIFRDWKFLQLLWKYRKNK; via the coding sequence ATGAACTTGAAATTGACGAAAGTTCAATTTCTAAATGTTAAGATTGACAATCTTACAGCAGAAGAAGCTTTAATTGCTGCGGATAATCTTGTTCAGCAACGCAAAAATGCATTTATTGTCACTCCTAACGTTGATCACCTCGTTTTGCTTGAGCAAAACGAGAAATTGCGCAATGCCTATAGCAATGCGGATTTGACTTTAGCAGATGGAATGCCAATTATTTGGTTTTCAAAATTTTTTAGCCATCCTATCAAAGAAAAAATTTCTGGATCCGATTTTTTACCAAAGCTTTGTGAACTAGCCTCAAAAAAAGGCTACAAGATGTTCTTTTTAGGAGCTAATGAAGGAGTCGCAGAAAAAGCGGCTCAAAATTTGGTAAAAACATTTCCAAACTTACAAATTGCTGGACACTATTCGCCTCCTATTGGATTTGAAAATTCACCAACTGAAATAGTAAAAATAGACCAACTCTTAGCAACCACAAAACCTGATATTTTAGCAGTTGCATTAGGTTGTCCTAAACAAGAAATCTTGATCAACGAAAACAAAGATCGTTGGGATATTCCTTTATGTTTAGGCATTGGAGCAAGTTTAGATTTTGCTGCAGGCACTATGAAGCGTGCCCCTAAATGGATGTCAAATCATGGGCTTGAATGGTTTTATCGTATGTGCCAAGAGCCTCGCCGTATGTTCAAACGATACATTTTTCGCGATTGGAAATTTTTGCAATTACTTTGGAAATACCGAAAAAACAAGTAA
- a CDS encoding glycosyltransferase family 2 protein, whose amino-acid sequence MSAVKFSIIIPVYKVEKHIQRCLESILTQKVPSWQCILIDDGSPDNSGAICDEYAKKDPRFVVIHKKNSGVSSARNEGLKIAAGDWIAFVDSDDYVKPFWLDSFNDSNNADVIIQGYDCKQKNDLQTIRYDERELCKIEIFKELENQEKVNGLMFRSPWNKCIKKSIILANNILFDERFSIAEDFLFNLTVLKYIDKIKISNQAGYVYNNEYSVLSKKLHPIDKMLLQTREFEKLALDLQEKFENKNTYDIIMQSRIHSLLRFTYSTKESKSQRMHAIDYVRIVIEKGRFKFPIYYRWIYNNSALYRSIMDSIVNILLNILRPFYYKLKGKQ is encoded by the coding sequence GTGAGTGCTGTTAAATTTTCAATTATCATTCCTGTATATAAAGTAGAAAAGCATATTCAAAGATGCTTAGAATCTATTTTAACTCAAAAGGTTCCTTCTTGGCAATGCATTTTAATTGATGACGGCTCTCCTGATAATTCGGGCGCTATTTGTGACGAATATGCTAAAAAAGATCCTCGTTTTGTAGTGATTCACAAAAAAAATAGTGGAGTCAGTTCTGCTCGCAATGAAGGATTGAAAATAGCAGCGGGCGACTGGATTGCCTTTGTTGATAGTGACGATTATGTAAAACCGTTTTGGCTTGATTCCTTTAATGACTCAAATAATGCCGATGTTATTATTCAGGGTTATGACTGCAAACAAAAAAATGATCTGCAAACGATTCGATATGATGAAAGAGAACTTTGTAAAATTGAAATTTTTAAAGAACTCGAAAATCAGGAAAAAGTAAACGGACTCATGTTTAGATCGCCTTGGAATAAATGCATAAAGAAAAGCATTATTCTAGCGAATAATATTTTGTTTGATGAACGATTCTCCATTGCCGAAGATTTTTTATTCAACTTGACTGTCTTAAAATATATAGATAAAATCAAAATAAGTAATCAGGCTGGCTATGTTTACAACAACGAATATTCCGTGCTCAGTAAAAAACTGCATCCGATTGATAAAATGCTTTTGCAGACAAGGGAATTTGAAAAATTAGCTTTAGATTTGCAAGAAAAATTTGAAAATAAAAATACATACGATATTATAATGCAATCGCGTATCCATTCTTTATTGCGCTTTACATATAGCACAAAAGAATCGAAATCGCAGCGCATGCATGCGATTGATTATGTAAGAATCGTTATTGAAAAAGGACGCTTTAAGTTTCCTATTTATTATAGGTGGATATATAATAATAGTGCGTTGTATCGTTCTATAATGGATTCAATTGTAAATATCCTACTTAATATTTTACGCCCTTTTTATTATAAGCTAAAAGGAAAACAGTAA
- a CDS encoding glycosyltransferase family 2 protein: MQVSIIIVSFNTCELLRNCLKSIYDKTKNLDFEIIVSDNGSKDGSIEMIKSEFPKVIVLENNANLGFGTANNRGLKVAKGEFIFYLNSDTLLQNNAVKIFYDYWKEHESESLGALGCNLDDGTGEINFSHGRFPSFSEELYHGVHHILAYWVKHIFKLFHRDITHLRKKPIYAFKTGEVDFICGADLFLKNNNYAKYDEKFFLYYEEVDLQCQMAKNNLKRVLIDGPKVIHLGRAGNRSVDEIIGYGSFSTIHHEISRVRYGKKNISKAIGLFLKAVTAIQWLSPYILKNTKPYFKTLMKV, from the coding sequence ATGCAAGTTTCAATTATCATTGTAAGTTTCAATACCTGCGAGCTTCTCCGTAATTGTCTCAAATCAATTTATGATAAAACTAAAAATTTGGATTTTGAAATCATTGTATCGGATAACGGTTCAAAAGATGGCTCGATTGAAATGATTAAATCTGAATTTCCGAAAGTTATTGTTCTAGAAAATAATGCAAACTTAGGATTTGGAACCGCCAATAATCGAGGATTGAAAGTTGCCAAGGGCGAGTTCATATTTTATCTCAATAGCGATACTTTATTGCAGAATAACGCTGTTAAAATATTCTATGATTATTGGAAGGAACACGAAAGCGAATCTTTGGGTGCATTAGGCTGTAATCTTGATGATGGTACAGGAGAAATTAATTTTTCACATGGACGTTTCCCATCTTTTTCAGAAGAATTGTATCATGGAGTCCATCATATTTTAGCTTATTGGGTAAAGCATATTTTCAAACTTTTTCATCGTGATATTACACATTTAAGAAAGAAGCCGATTTATGCATTTAAAACGGGTGAAGTGGATTTTATTTGCGGAGCCGATTTGTTTTTAAAAAATAACAATTATGCAAAATATGATGAAAAATTTTTTCTGTATTATGAAGAAGTTGATTTGCAATGTCAAATGGCAAAAAACAATTTAAAACGAGTCTTGATTGATGGCCCTAAAGTGATTCATTTAGGGAGAGCGGGAAATCGTTCCGTTGATGAAATTATCGGCTATGGAAGTTTTTCTACAATTCATCACGAAATTTCGAGAGTTCGTTATGGCAAGAAAAATATTTCGAAGGCAATCGGATTATTTTTGAAGGCTGTAACCGCAATTCAATGGCTATCTCCATATATTTTAAAAAATACAAAGCCCTATTTTAAAACATTGATGAAAGTCTAA
- a CDS encoding CDP-glycerol glycerophosphotransferase family protein translates to MLKLNPFRKKDIWLFGAWIGKKYADNAKFLFEYVNQNHKEIRCVWITRNQKVCVQVKSLGYECYTSTSIKGILMMLRGGVSFFTNGLDDFCAIPLVAGSKVVALWHGIAGFKKIYNENYSGKKLKIKKGIDKFFNWVGRNFSIGTSEYTAERVEEQFGVKRESVLITGQPRNDIFKQHIDKNEVLKNVLDDDYSKVILYMPTYRVNPKTKKDEVKIILENLNSNQNFKDFLQQHKILFLAKLHPLTDFRIKPQINNIKILGDKSVSSVEQLLMSSDVLITDYSSCCVDFALLRKPVVFYVPDETEYLSYSSVNTAYKRVTQEKVKNVDDLVFLLKNVNMNSTNLLNELFEDKSIAGTCYSENVYQKVCERIAL, encoded by the coding sequence TTGTTGAAACTTAACCCTTTCCGTAAAAAGGATATTTGGCTTTTTGGAGCGTGGATTGGAAAAAAATACGCAGACAACGCCAAATTTTTATTTGAATATGTCAATCAAAATCACAAAGAAATTCGCTGCGTATGGATTACCAGAAATCAAAAAGTTTGTGTTCAAGTAAAGTCTTTAGGCTATGAATGTTACACCTCAACGTCTATCAAAGGTATTTTGATGATGTTACGTGGAGGCGTCTCATTTTTTACTAATGGGCTTGATGATTTTTGTGCAATTCCACTTGTTGCAGGTTCTAAGGTTGTCGCCTTGTGGCATGGGATTGCTGGCTTTAAAAAAATTTATAATGAAAATTATTCTGGTAAAAAGTTAAAAATCAAAAAGGGCATTGATAAATTCTTTAACTGGGTTGGTCGCAATTTTTCAATAGGAACTTCGGAATATACAGCTGAGCGTGTTGAAGAACAGTTTGGCGTAAAAAGAGAATCGGTATTGATTACGGGCCAGCCTCGAAACGACATCTTTAAGCAGCATATTGATAAAAATGAGGTTTTAAAAAATGTACTTGATGATGATTATTCTAAGGTGATTTTGTATATGCCCACTTATAGAGTAAATCCAAAAACGAAAAAAGACGAAGTCAAAATTATTTTAGAAAATTTGAATTCAAATCAAAATTTTAAAGATTTTTTACAACAACATAAAATTTTATTCTTGGCTAAATTGCACCCACTCACAGATTTTAGAATAAAACCACAAATAAACAATATTAAAATTCTAGGCGATAAAAGCGTTTCGTCAGTAGAGCAACTTTTAATGTCTTCCGATGTTTTAATCACTGATTATTCAAGCTGTTGCGTTGACTTTGCATTACTGAGAAAACCTGTTGTATTTTATGTTCCTGACGAAACGGAATACCTGTCTTATTCTTCGGTCAATACCGCATATAAAAGGGTAACTCAAGAAAAAGTCAAAAATGTTGATGATTTAGTTTTCCTCTTAAAGAATGTAAACATGAATTCTACGAATTTATTGAATGAACTTTTTGAAGATAAATCCATTGCGGGAACTTGTTATTCTGAAAATGTGTATCAAAAAGTCTGTGAAAGGATTGCGTTATGA
- a CDS encoding glycosyltransferase family 2 protein, producing MISVIIPTYNRAELLKRAAQSVLAQTYKDFELIIVDDGSTDNTKEIVESLNDSRIVYVYQKNAGACVARNNGIEHAKGEYIAFHDSDDVWHSNKLELQMQALIANNADVVFCKMNRYQDGKVVEVLSTYFKEGFLAKDNLPFAIGTQTIFGKAEVFKNTKFDPEMPRFQEFEMLIRAQKKYSIFCLDKPLVDYFIQNDSISAKPKKYLLAWKLILSKHKKLIEEYKASSDRMGYNLLKFSATVKDRTLKYELIKLAFKFKQSPRMVYRLIKFLLKGCC from the coding sequence ATGATTTCAGTGATTATTCCGACTTATAATCGTGCAGAACTTTTAAAGCGTGCAGCTCAGAGTGTTTTAGCTCAAACTTATAAAGATTTTGAACTCATTATTGTTGATGACGGCTCCACAGATAATACAAAAGAGATTGTAGAATCTTTAAATGATTCAAGAATTGTTTATGTGTATCAAAAAAATGCAGGCGCATGTGTTGCTCGAAATAATGGAATAGAGCATGCAAAAGGTGAATACATCGCATTCCATGATAGCGATGATGTTTGGCATAGTAACAAGCTAGAATTGCAAATGCAAGCACTTATTGCGAACAACGCTGATGTTGTTTTTTGCAAAATGAATAGATATCAGGATGGAAAAGTTGTAGAAGTCTTATCCACTTATTTTAAAGAGGGCTTTTTGGCAAAAGATAATTTACCCTTTGCAATTGGCACTCAAACAATTTTTGGAAAAGCCGAAGTCTTTAAAAATACAAAGTTCGATCCTGAAATGCCCCGCTTTCAGGAATTTGAAATGTTAATCCGTGCTCAAAAAAAATATTCAATTTTTTGTTTAGACAAACCTTTGGTTGATTATTTTATTCAGAATGATTCCATTTCTGCAAAACCTAAAAAATATTTGCTGGCTTGGAAATTGATTTTATCAAAACACAAGAAGTTGATTGAAGAATATAAAGCGTCTAGCGATCGTATGGGATATAATCTGCTTAAATTCTCTGCGACAGTCAAAGACAGAACATTAAAATACGAATTGATTAAACTAGCCTTTAAATTCAAACAATCGCCACGAATGGTTTATCGATTGATAAAATTTCTGCTAAAGGGTTGTTGCTGA
- a CDS encoding glycosyltransferase family 2 protein has product MSQQPLVSILCATYNQKKYIAQCIEGFLCQKVNFPIEIIIHDDASTDGTADIVREYANKHPDLIKPILQTENQHSKHNSIWKNFIYPKAQGKYYAECEGDDYWTDSNKLQRQVDFLECHPDYVLSTENANILFTKTGVVKPFSTEQEHNITQDDLLICRRFATASVVYQGKYVAEFLKSDQPSFDTCFWAYLSSKGKIHFSPIISSVYRRGPGVTENNKVKWAYTSEQFNNTINQFYNPSKKVRKARNKTLFFDFRQGWKAAKVCGDKVNARKLLFKMIKLSPKFFIEDYLKRKYQFYVNEKIRPALANLKIKLASTKKRSSSERSNPIVVSLTSYEPRFKTLHLCIKSLLNQSFSADKVILYLTKDIEISSLPKNLQMLQSKGLEIRNICENIKPHKKYFYAMQEFKDSIIVTADDDVIYPKNWLESLYDSYKMHPSCISARRVHKISRCLDGSAAPYNTWTLEYRGVEPSMDLVGIGVGGVLYPPHIFDMNKEYFKKENIISNALNADDIWLKFMELEENVPVVWVPCKTPHPYKIDDPALAQTGLENENRLNNQNDIYIKNCEKFFKKKL; this is encoded by the coding sequence ATGTCTCAGCAACCCCTAGTTTCTATCCTGTGCGCCACATATAATCAAAAAAAATACATTGCTCAATGCATTGAAGGTTTTTTGTGCCAAAAGGTTAATTTCCCAATTGAAATCATCATTCACGATGACGCATCAACCGATGGAACTGCTGATATTGTAAGGGAATATGCGAATAAGCATCCTGATTTAATTAAGCCAATTCTTCAAACGGAAAACCAGCATTCTAAGCATAATTCAATTTGGAAAAATTTCATTTACCCTAAAGCACAGGGTAAATATTATGCAGAATGTGAAGGCGACGACTATTGGACTGATTCGAACAAATTGCAAAGACAGGTAGATTTTCTGGAATGCCACCCCGATTATGTTCTTTCTACAGAGAACGCAAATATTTTGTTTACTAAAACGGGTGTCGTTAAGCCTTTTTCTACGGAACAAGAACATAACATAACTCAAGATGATCTTCTCATTTGCAGAAGATTTGCGACAGCTTCTGTCGTTTATCAGGGAAAGTATGTTGCCGAATTTCTTAAGTCTGATCAACCTTCTTTTGATACTTGCTTTTGGGCATACCTTTCTTCAAAAGGAAAAATCCATTTTTCTCCTATAATTTCATCTGTATATCGGCGAGGACCTGGCGTTACAGAAAATAATAAAGTAAAATGGGCCTATACAAGCGAACAATTCAACAATACAATCAATCAGTTTTATAATCCAAGTAAAAAAGTTCGCAAAGCACGAAACAAGACTCTATTTTTTGACTTTAGACAAGGTTGGAAAGCGGCTAAAGTATGCGGTGACAAGGTTAATGCCCGCAAGCTACTTTTTAAAATGATAAAGCTCAGCCCAAAGTTTTTTATTGAAGATTATCTGAAAAGAAAATATCAGTTCTATGTAAACGAAAAAATTCGACCTGCATTAGCCAATTTAAAAATCAAACTCGCCTCTACAAAGAAACGGTCTTCATCAGAACGCAGTAACCCTATTGTAGTTTCTCTAACAAGTTATGAGCCAAGATTTAAAACACTTCATCTTTGTATCAAGAGTCTGCTCAACCAAAGTTTTTCTGCTGATAAGGTCATTCTTTATCTTACTAAAGATATTGAAATTTCTTCGCTTCCTAAAAATTTGCAGATGCTGCAATCTAAGGGACTTGAAATTCGAAACATCTGTGAAAATATCAAGCCACATAAAAAATACTTTTACGCTATGCAGGAATTCAAGGATTCAATCATCGTTACTGCTGACGACGATGTCATTTATCCCAAGAATTGGCTTGAATCCCTATATGATTCATACAAGATGCACCCTAGTTGCATTTCCGCACGTAGAGTACATAAAATTAGTCGTTGTTTAGACGGCTCCGCAGCCCCCTACAACACTTGGACTTTAGAGTATAGAGGAGTAGAACCTTCTATGGATTTAGTTGGCATTGGTGTCGGAGGCGTTCTATATCCACCTCATATATTTGACATGAATAAGGAATATTTCAAAAAAGAGAATATCATCAGCAATGCTTTAAATGCAGATGATATTTGGCTCAAATTTATGGAATTGGAAGAAAATGTTCCTGTTGTGTGGGTTCCTTGCAAAACGCCACACCCATACAAGATTGACGATCCTGCACTTGCTCAAACTGGCCTTGAAAACGAGAATCGCCTTAACAACCAAAATGACATTTATATTAAAAACTGCGAAAAGTTTTTCAAGAAAAAACTTTGA
- a CDS encoding ATP-grasp domain-containing protein — translation MKLAIIGAALGQVQLCKKAREMHIETIGFAWEKGAICKSLFDKFYPISIYETDKIIEICKKEKIDGVVTNASEKAIDIVAIVADALGLRGGPYETIKNIKDKTYTRLVSNKVPGFTPIPFYKYDGRKNEIYPCVIKPCTAAGKRGVSFVRCEADFEKALVYANAETKNGVTIEGFAEGQEISVESISFDENHYVIQITDKENSGAPHFVELGHHQPSALPQNIQNRIREAIPKLLDAVQFKNGATHIEIKIGNQGEIYLIEINPRGGGDGISNNLVEMSTNCDYVKKMIEVALGTFTPPVVKNTNHAGIYFLCKQTEQYINAFKALKNQPWLVEKNISSFNLSEATGNKNRNGYFFYCSDKKILLDEIH, via the coding sequence ATGAAACTTGCCATCATCGGTGCGGCACTTGGTCAGGTTCAGCTTTGCAAAAAAGCCCGAGAAATGCACATCGAAACCATCGGTTTTGCTTGGGAAAAAGGGGCAATTTGCAAAAGTCTTTTTGACAAGTTCTATCCGATTTCCATTTATGAAACTGACAAAATCATCGAAATTTGCAAGAAGGAAAAAATTGATGGCGTGGTTACGAACGCATCAGAAAAAGCAATCGATATTGTAGCCATCGTAGCTGATGCACTGGGTTTGCGAGGCGGTCCATACGAAACAATCAAAAACATCAAAGACAAAACATACACTCGACTTGTATCTAATAAAGTTCCAGGCTTTACTCCGATACCTTTTTACAAGTATGATGGCAGAAAAAATGAAATTTACCCTTGCGTAATCAAGCCCTGCACAGCCGCCGGCAAACGCGGAGTTTCTTTCGTACGTTGCGAAGCTGATTTTGAAAAAGCTCTCGTCTATGCTAATGCAGAAACAAAAAATGGAGTAACCATCGAAGGCTTTGCCGAAGGTCAAGAAATTTCCGTTGAATCCATTTCCTTTGACGAAAATCATTATGTCATCCAAATTACAGATAAGGAAAATTCCGGTGCGCCACATTTTGTGGAACTAGGTCACCACCAGCCTTCCGCTTTGCCTCAAAATATTCAAAATAGAATTCGCGAAGCCATTCCGAAACTTCTTGACGCAGTTCAATTCAAAAATGGCGCAACCCACATTGAAATAAAAATTGGCAACCAGGGAGAAATCTATCTTATTGAAATTAATCCGCGTGGCGGTGGAGACGGCATTTCAAACAATCTCGTTGAAATGAGTACAAACTGTGACTACGTCAAAAAAATGATTGAAGTTGCCCTCGGCACATTTACTCCCCCTGTGGTAAAGAATACAAACCACGCCGGAATTTACTTTTTGTGTAAACAAACTGAGCAATATATCAACGCATTCAAGGCTCTCAAAAATCAACCCTGGCTTGTTGAAAAGAATATTTCCAGTTTCAACTTAAGCGAAGCTACCGGAAATAAAAACAGAAACGGTTATTTTTTCTATTGTTCCGACAAAAAAATCCTTTTAGACGAGATTCATTAA
- a CDS encoding phenylacetate--CoA ligase family protein, whose amino-acid sequence MDLNALYLRTRFWIKDFLKGSPIRKPYNEIKFIQENSYEKGLPIREAALQQLLNFAKQNTTFYKNIQGNDLKSFPIMNKFSLLEHYNEICVEKSKIPGQVGDVHIQTTSGSTGTPFKIPQDTRKRMRRIAELKYFGAIAGFKTHEKLIHLRTWNRWQQKTAKQIKTENIIPFDISKIGDVELKQLCELIISSKAVCLRGYASSLGKLAEYAKDKGYKFPHLKLAIAGAESLQDDVRALFKEVMHADIQSQYANEECGILAQERVPTLEKDNPMYWNNSGYFFEVLKFDSDEPAEYGELGRIVITDLHNYAFPVIRYDNGDTAILQAPNQFSNGYPIIEKLYGRRLDLTYTTTGTAVSPLTYGRILKHYENIAQWQFIQNGEKDYALNLIMRGEEPNLPSIVEMLKESLGRDANIIINKVDDIPILASGKRKPVVNNWQK is encoded by the coding sequence ATGGATTTGAACGCTCTTTACCTTAGAACTCGTTTTTGGATTAAGGATTTTCTGAAGGGATCTCCGATTAGAAAACCTTATAACGAAATCAAGTTTATCCAAGAAAATTCATACGAAAAAGGTCTCCCGATTCGTGAAGCCGCTCTTCAGCAACTGCTGAATTTTGCAAAGCAGAACACCACCTTCTACAAAAATATTCAGGGAAACGATTTAAAATCTTTCCCCATTATGAACAAGTTTTCACTCTTGGAACACTATAACGAAATTTGTGTTGAAAAATCAAAAATTCCAGGACAAGTCGGGGACGTGCATATTCAAACTACATCGGGCTCAACAGGCACGCCATTCAAGATTCCGCAAGATACGCGGAAACGTATGCGACGCATTGCCGAGCTCAAGTACTTTGGAGCCATTGCCGGTTTTAAAACACACGAAAAACTGATTCATCTACGCACGTGGAATCGTTGGCAGCAAAAGACAGCGAAACAGATTAAAACCGAAAATATCATTCCATTTGACATTTCAAAAATTGGCGATGTCGAACTCAAGCAACTCTGCGAATTGATTATTTCATCAAAGGCAGTTTGCCTTCGCGGTTACGCCTCTTCTTTAGGCAAGCTTGCCGAATACGCGAAAGACAAGGGCTATAAATTTCCGCACTTAAAATTGGCAATTGCAGGTGCAGAATCATTGCAAGATGATGTTCGTGCTTTATTCAAGGAAGTCATGCACGCAGACATTCAATCGCAATATGCAAACGAAGAATGTGGCATTCTTGCCCAAGAACGCGTTCCGACTCTTGAAAAAGATAATCCTATGTACTGGAATAATTCCGGTTACTTTTTCGAAGTTCTCAAGTTCGATTCCGATGAACCAGCGGAATACGGAGAACTTGGGCGAATCGTCATCACCGACTTGCATAATTATGCCTTCCCCGTTATTCGATATGATAATGGAGATACCGCTATATTGCAAGCTCCAAATCAATTTAGTAATGGTTACCCGATTATCGAAAAACTTTACGGTAGGCGTTTGGATTTGACATACACAACAACAGGTACAGCGGTTTCGCCTCTTACATACGGGCGCATTCTCAAACACTACGAAAACATTGCTCAATGGCAATTTATACAAAATGGTGAAAAGGACTATGCGTTAAATTTAATTATGCGAGGTGAAGAACCAAACTTGCCATCCATTGTGGAAATGCTCAAGGAAAGCCTTGGCCGTGATGCAAATATCATCATCAACAAAGTGGATGATATACCTATTCTTGCATCCGGCAAAAGAAAACCTGTTGTTAACAATTGGCAGAAGTAA